The genomic region AGATGTGTTGGTGATAATGTGGAAAATTTAATCGACCCATGGGCATCATTTAGCTTGGATTATGATAAGTTGGTCAATAAGTTTGGTATTGGTAAAGTTTCAGACATTATTGATGATATAGAAAATCCTCCTAGATTGATGAAAAGAGGAGTAATTTTTGGTCACAGAGAATTTAATGAAATTGCAAAATTAATTAACAAGAATGAAGATTTTGCAGTTGTAACCGGTATGATGCCAAGTGGACAAATGCATATCGGTCATAAAATGGTTGTTGATCAATTGAAATGGTATCAGCAGAAAGGAGCAATGCTTTCATTACCTATTGCGGATCTGGAATCATATGCTGCACGAGGAATGAGTTTTGAAAAAGGTCGCCAGATTGCAGTTGAGGAATATTTAACCAACTGGATTGCATTAGGTCTTGACCTTGAAAAGGACAATGTCAATGTCTATCTTCAGTCTCAAAACAAGCTCCTGCAGGATTTAGCTTTTAAAGCTTCAAGCAAAACTAATTTTAGTCAGTTAAAAGCCATCTACGGATTTACTCCATCTACAAACATTGCACATATTCAGGCACCTCTTGTTCAGGTTGCAGACATTTTGCTTCCGCAAATTGAAGAATTCGGAGGCCCGAAAAAAGTAGTAGTGCCTGTAGGTATTGACCAGGACCCTCACATCAGACTGACAAGGGATATTGCTCAAAAGCTTCATGAAGATTTAGGATTTTTAACACCAGCATCTACTTATCACAGATTCCTGACTGGTCTGACAGGAGATAAGATGAGCAGTTCAAAACCGAATACTGCAATTTATCTTAATGAAGATACTAAAACTGTTGTCAAAAAAGTAAAATCCGCAAAAACAGGCGGAAGAGAAAGCTTAAAAGAACAGCAGGAATTAGGTGGAGAAGTAGATAAATGTGTAATCTATGAAATGTTGCTCTATCATCTGATTGATGATGATGAGGAACTTAAAAAAATCAGGACTGACTGCTTAAACGGTACTCTGCGCTGCGGAGACTGTAAAGTCAGAACTGCTGAGCTGATGGCTGAGTTTTTCGATGAATTGCATGAAAAACAACTTGAAGCTCGTGAAATTGCTAAAACATTGATATAATGATTGGCGAAATCAAATCGGCTTTCCGTGAAAACAGGTTGGCTATCGCCCTGTCGGTAGCTATACTTTTAATTTCTCTGGTTTTGGGTTATGTTTTGGAACCATTTCTTCACAGCTTTTTAAATCCTGTTGTTGAGGATTTAACCCAGAAAGTCCAGTCAGGTGTTATAACATTAACATTTCAGGATATCTTTCTAAACAATATCCGAATTGTAATCCAGATGTTTATTTATGGAATGGCATTCTGCTTTTCAGTAGTTGTCCTGGCATTCAACGGATTTTTTGTAGGCTATTATGTTGCAACTTCAGCGGATCTGGTAAAAACATCCCTTCTCATTATTCCTCATG from uncultured Methanobrevibacter sp. harbors:
- a CDS encoding tryptophan--tRNA ligase, whose translation is MENLIDPWASFSLDYDKLVNKFGIGKVSDIIDDIENPPRLMKRGVIFGHREFNEIAKLINKNEDFAVVTGMMPSGQMHIGHKMVVDQLKWYQQKGAMLSLPIADLESYAARGMSFEKGRQIAVEEYLTNWIALGLDLEKDNVNVYLQSQNKLLQDLAFKASSKTNFSQLKAIYGFTPSTNIAHIQAPLVQVADILLPQIEEFGGPKKVVVPVGIDQDPHIRLTRDIAQKLHEDLGFLTPASTYHRFLTGLTGDKMSSSKPNTAIYLNEDTKTVVKKVKSAKTGGRESLKEQQELGGEVDKCVIYEMLLYHLIDDDEELKKIRTDCLNGTLRCGDCKVRTAELMAEFFDELHEKQLEAREIAKTLI
- a CDS encoding stage II sporulation protein M gives rise to the protein MIGEIKSAFRENRLAIALSVAILLISLVLGYVLEPFLHSFLNPVVEDLTQKVQSGVITLTFQDIFLNNIRIVIQMFIYGMAFCFSVVVLAFNGFFVGYYVATSADLVKTSLLIIPHGIFEFSSCILACASGLILFNFICKFLKTLWRQQDNSVKIRLANSFNASSSKLKHAIIIFAIASILMAIAGFVEVYLTIPIAEFIIKLL